The Gossypium arboreum isolate Shixiya-1 chromosome 2, ASM2569848v2, whole genome shotgun sequence region GGATGATATCCACTTCCCGACTTGAGGGAGAGTGTCAAATTTCGTTTCCTAATTAAGGAATATTTGAGTGTATCAAAtaggattcgtaaatattttatcCCTAACTTTAAGGCTATTTTTAGGTACAGCATCCCTAGAATTAGTATGTTTCCTAGTGTAAAGTTTCCTAAGTTAGGCTCACTAtgtctataaatatttatgtaatttctTGTGAAAAATATAATTGAAATAACCTGTTTTTAACATTTCTATTAACAATATTTCTATTCCAATGACATATTCAAGGCATTATCTAACAAGGAATTTAAACATGCCATGAAAACAAAAATGTAAGCTTTAAAGGAAAATAAGACATGGGAGTTGGTAGAACTGCCTAAAGGGAAAAGCATGGTTTGACACAAATGGATTTTCACAATAAAATACAAGGCAGATGGTTCTCTTGGTATAAGGCTCAACTAATTGCTTAGTGTTGCTCTAACACTTATGGAGTGAATTTTCAAGAGGCGTTTGCTCTAGTTGCTGAAATGAATGTAGTTAGTGGATCGTTATATTTAGCTACGAAGTGCATTGGCCTCTTGAACAAATCGATGAGAAGAACACCTTTCCATACGGGGATTTTGTGGAAGAGATATACATACACTGTTATGTTCTGACTTAAGAGTTGAGTCACCGAATAATTCTTTAGAAAGGCTACTACAAATGAAAGGGTTTTCCCTTGTTACGATTCTTGCCATTTAGTAACCTATGATGAATGAGCGGAACTCATCAAAGAGAGTCCCTTACCTTAAACTCATTAACAGCGAATCTTAGGCCTCTTAAATATTGGAATAAATATTGACTTAATTTATTGCTGCCAATCAACCTCTTAAATAGAGGTTACATGGGTCTACTTGTTTGAATAAAAGATTTACAAACTAAGGAAATTAAAACAAGGGGAAAACAAATAAGAGATTTGAGAATCTATaagacctaaaattttaagttaattgcCCAGTTGCACGCCTGATTTCTTGGTTTAACTATTAATGGAATAAATATGATAAAACCATGAGGAATAAAAACAAATCACCCTAATTAAAGGAAACTCAAATACATCCATTCCATGTCAAATAGGGTCTAATTATAAATAAGGTAAATGAAATTTAGGAAATTAGAATTAAAATATCACCTCGTATGGTTCAAGCAACTTGTCAGCTACCTTTTTGTTAATAACTTTGGGAGGTCCCACCATAAATTCATACCCTTCTCTTCGCCTGGAAAGCAGCAAAGCTTAATAATATGCACAATGAACatcaaaaagaaacaaaaaagttTAACTTACATGTTTTCTATCAGTATGGTAATATGTAAAGTTCCACGCCCACTAACAATAAATGTATCGGCAGTTTCACAGTCTTCTACTTTCATTGCTAAATTTCGCTCAAGCTCGTGATAGAGTCGATCTCGTAGGTTCCTGCTAGTAACATACTTTCCCTAAAAAAGAAACGGAGAAAGGGATATCAATTAACTTCTTTATTCACTGAATTGTAAATTAAATAACGGAGTTTCAATGACTAGAAAGAGATTCATGTTAATTAGTCAAACATGGATCACAATATGTAAGCAAACATTGGGTGGAAAAAATCAATATTTTTCACTCAAAGGCAAAGGCTTAAGAAAGCTTTCTTTACTTAGCATAGAATTCAGTTGAAGCAAAGTTGTGACAAATAACTAATCAGTGAAAGATATATAGAgaaagccactttcaagactcaTAGGTTTTTAGTTAGTTGACACTTGGCATACCTCACGGCCAACAAATGGTGAAGTGTTGATAGAGAAAGCCATTTTCACAGTTGGTTCTTCCACCTTAATGGCAGGTAATGGCTTTCCAAATGCTTTATCTGCAATAGTCTCTCCAATCTGATCAAAGAAACTAAATTAGTTATCATGAACTTTAAAGCATAAAGAAAAAAAGGTTTGAAGAAATAAACATTAATACATTATAAAATAACGCTAACATCAATTTATCAATTAATCCATTAGAAATAGGAACTTACCTGAATATCTTCAATTCCACAAACAGCACAAATGTCACCAGCTTCTACTCTCTTAACAGGGGTCTTACTAAATTTCTCATAGACATAAAGTTCAGAAATTCTTGCATATCTACACGAATCTTCTGAGGTGCAAACCTGAAATTTTCCATGCCAGACaatttaaaagagaaaaaaaaaacaaatcagtTTCttctaagaaaaaaaaaacaaatcagtTTCTTCTTCATTGCAAATGCTTACAAATAACTGAAAGTGGTTTGTCTATTATAAATTATGATGAAATTAACAATAGAGATAGGCAGTGATCATCAAGGATTATGAAATTTCATTCTGTCCTTAAAAGTTGCTTATTATTTCGTGGATATTCTTAATATCCTACCTCTCTTTCATTTGGCAAAGTTATCCTCAAttccatatatatacatgttaagCAGAAAGATGTGCAACCCAGACTCCAGAAAAGAATCAAACTTACCTTTACTTCCATTCCTTTCCGAAGTACCCCAGCATGCAAGCGCCCAATAGCTATTCGTCCTTTATGTTCATCATACTCAATATTTGTAGCCTACAACACATTCACAGAACTTCCAGTTATAAACTTGTGCtgaaaatatatatttagaaAAAAACAGACACAACAGAGTGAAATGGAGAATgcatatatatttcattatttttccCAAGCGAAAATAAAATGTTTCCTCCTACACTTCAATATGTTTTGAATTGTTCATGATAATCTATTGGATTCTAATCTTCAACGCAAGTTTTTCTTAAGTCAATCTTGTAGCTTGGCCTTTCTCAGTTTCCTAGACAGATAATGCTCATGAAATTAACAGCAAGAATGTCCTTTTAGTTACAAATTCTGGTCTCATCCAATAAAGATTCATTATTGGAACTAAAAGAAATATATATCATTACTAAGTTGATACAGATGTATGTAAATTGCTAAATGTAGCATATTGAAAAAGGCAAACATTGTAATCTGTCAATTTTATCCATTCCAATTTAACAATTATATCtattcacatatcacatatcatctaTTTCTTGtttctgcttttttttttttttccctttcttgaCAGAACATATCACCTATTTCTAGGCATATGGACAGTGATAATCACCTTTCTTGTCCAAAAGTTCTAGATTAGTCTAGTTTGGCCAAAAAAGGTGTTTGTGGGGAAAAGATATAATCAAAGACTTCTaagtataaaatttaattaaacataCCCATAGCAACATTTTAATCTTATCTCTGTTGAAAGCAAGTGGTTATAGCATAGTTTTAGGTGCTATAACCAAACTTAACCAGGAAAACAGGATATAAACAAATGCCATATAAGGGTCAactaaataaagtaaaataaacaaCTACTGACAAGCATTTGCAGTGCACCATCTTTGTCAATATGTGGACCAGGTATGCATCTGATTATAGACTCAAAGAGAGGCCCAAGATCTTCTGCCAAATTGTCAGCAGATAGTCCTGCCTTTCCTTTTATACCACTTGCATATATTGCTTGAAAATCACACTGCATACAGAGAAAATTTAACACAAGATTTATGTTTAGATGGAATATCTCAAGGACCTTGAGATATCAGCAAAGATTCAAAGATAAGAACAGAAAATACCAAGAGGCTATTACTTGCAGAAATCTTTCACTCAAATTTATCTTTGGGTGAAAaaccaaggaaaagaaaagaacaatTCGAATCATatcgtttctttttctttttctttgtaatACTAAACAGTAATTCCTACTATTTAAGAGATCATGTTCAGAAATGTTGTCAAAATATTGGTCTGTGTGGTCGAACTATTGCATTGATGCAACATGTCATGTGAACTGCATGCTAGTCACTCTTTACAAACATAATCAATACCTGCTCATCTGAAGCATTTAATTCAATAAACAGTTCAAATGTGGAATTGATAACAAAATCAGGACGAGCAGATGGTCTGTCAATCTTATTGACAACAACAACGACGGCATGCCCAAACTCTAGAGCCTTCTTCAAAACAAACCTTGTTTGTGGCATTGGACCCTCAACAGAATCCACCTAAAAGCAAGAAGAAGATGCTTTAGTTCATAATTAAGAAAATCCCGTCTAGGATACAGCTTACAAGAGAACGCTCCCAAAAGAAATAAGTTGGGGCAAACCTCCAGCGAACCTTATTTGACAACCAATTATATTTGAATGTGATCGAAAAATTAGTGGTTAGAGAGGGGGGGAAGGAAGAGGATTAATGAACAGGGGAAAAGTAGACCAGTTTCATTAAAGGAAGAACAATATGTTTCTCAGACAAATATTAAGCCCAACACCTAACACATATAACGTATGCTCCTTACAAACCTTTTAGAGGTTATAAGGACCTCAATCATTTGAACTGGGTTGCTTAAGGAGAAGGAGAAACTCACATATTTTCCTTATCTCAATTGActctttcaaatattaaaaaaatgttCTACAGCTCTACATTAATGGAAAATACTTGCAACAACCAATTCAAGGATATGAAAAAGGCAGCATCAAGTTGATATTTTACCTATAAAtttctcaaaaatatatatatcttagGTTATTAACAAAAATTTCCCTAAAGACTCAATAACTGAGAAAATATGCAAGtttaatactaaaataataatatgttttaTCTCTTCTACATAAAAAGTGCTTCATAACATATGTATTTTAATGGTGAAGGTCCCTAGTGAAACTTTTGAATGCACTGTTGGCAAGAGGGACCCATATAAAATAAAGATATAAAAAACTCTATGGCTTTAGACAAACAATTTTATGAAtctaaatttcatttttatattttctacTATTCACTAGAAAAAAATTACTTTACAGGGGCACCAGTTGAAAAGACGAAATTCTAAAAAAGAGAAAGTGAGAAGCAATACCACTAGAAGAACTCCTTCAACCATATTGAGGATGCGTTCAACTTCACCTCCAAAGTCAGAATGTCCAGGAGTatctattatattaatttttgtgCCCTTATATGTGATAGATGTATTTTTGCTAAGAATTGTAATACCCCTTTCCCGTTCAAGATCATTTGAGTCCATTACCCTCTCTTGTACGAATTGATTGTCCCGAAAAACCTACAAGAGAAATCAGTAATGAGAATTAGCATTACAATTGG contains the following coding sequences:
- the LOC108466898 gene encoding putative elongation factor TypA-like SVR3, chloroplastic codes for the protein MEMAISFHNSSFKSPFINSSSNPKPKFLFPTQLSGLISSPLSSFNSKRTCLKFGSRTFTKPVKCSVSQAAQPAIEKRSQLKRRSDIRNIAIVAHVDHGKTTLVDAMLKQSKVFRDNQFVQERVMDSNDLERERGITILSKNTSITYKGTKINIIDTPGHSDFGGEVERILNMVEGVLLVVDSVEGPMPQTRFVLKKALEFGHAVVVVVNKIDRPSARPDFVINSTFELFIELNASDEQCDFQAIYASGIKGKAGLSADNLAEDLGPLFESIIRCIPGPHIDKDGALQMLATNIEYDEHKGRIAIGRLHAGVLRKGMEVKVCTSEDSCRYARISELYVYEKFSKTPVKRVEAGDICAVCGIEDIQIGETIADKAFGKPLPAIKVEEPTVKMAFSINTSPFVGREGKYVTSRNLRDRLYHELERNLAMKVEDCETADTFIVSGRGTLHITILIENMRREGYEFMVGPPKVINKKVADKLLEPYEIATVEVPEEHMGAVVELLGRRRGQMIDMQGVGAEGTTLLKYKIPTRGLLGLQNAILTASRGTAILNTIFDSYGPWAGDIVTRDQGSLVAFEDGSSTSYAIASSQERGQMFIGPGIEVYKGQIVGIHQRPGDLSLNVCKKKAATNVRSNKEQTVVLDIPLDYSLDDCIEYIQEDELVEVTPSSIRMCKNPKFAAAKKSR